A window of Rhodopirellula halodulae contains these coding sequences:
- a CDS encoding family 43 glycosylhydrolase: MIHSGSRVVDRILQLSLALNLSFCFTVFSFADEANGIPVADQWHYRQKQPADDWTKPEFQHENWKQGEGGFGTIETPASRVGTIWTGNEIWMRKEFQVPTLPNHPGLLIHHDEDAEVYLNGNLIAKLPGYSTKYHVLPLDQTQSTHLKTGTNLLAVHCKQTAGGQFIDAHVIDADNVPTLPRPKRETVPFQSELITRWGAEVTADNAWTEYPRPQFQRDNWTNLNGHWNYAVTPKSQTDAPEQWNGKILVPFSLESKLGGVQRLLDSSESLWYHREFNSSNPDGKRTLLNFEAVDYRCEVFVNGTSIGTHVGGNTPFTLDATKALIRGKNDLVVRVEDATEEWQLRGKQTLNARGIWYTQVSGIWQTVWMEEVPESYLRDLKITTDAEQGSITISPQTESEAPVRVTVKDGGKVVAEGTIESGSTTLQVPNAKLWSPDSPHLYDIEATLLSPSGNEQDSVTSYAGIRSVGKVKDADGHWRFTLNGEVLFHWGPLDQGWWPDGLLTPPSDEAMLFDIEWLKSAGFNMIRKHIKVEPRRYYYHCDRLGMMVWQDHVSGGTNAEGWPEWTRLRPNPNDAQWPTEQHEQFMLELEWMIDALENHPSIVSWVPFNERWGQHQTMEVGKWTVKRDPTRIINIASGGNFWPVGDVVDEHRYPHPGFPFELNQDGRFDDFIKVVGEFGGHGYPVKGHLWDANRRNWGYGGLPKNEAEYKQRYVTSLEKLNQLRRQGIAAGVYTQTSDVEGEINGLMTYDRKVIKIPAEQLKQLHQSLFTPLDQKAADKFPNSAFIEQKTDRQPAEVMSADQIRTGLKSHDRALHIKSGWIRDPYITLGPEQEYYYLTGTQPSENDPRETTNPYNIGLGEQSIVGNEVRVWRSKDLVEWESLGPVFQVSDTMKARSGKKIGKPLIWAPELHWLGDRWALVHCPKQHSSLALSEGSDLKGPWTHPMRGKLGPRHDPSIFTDDDGSRYLLWSNTLVAKLASDLSGYETQPVRIDPAGTRPGPNGTSIARIGHEGATMIKVGDKYVHLGTAWSTDQGRKGSYNLYYCVADNITGPYGPRKFAGRFLGHGTPFQDRDGRWWCTAFFNANVPPVSRDGIETKDLGENAQTINEQGVTIVPLEVRIDKNGEVIVRAKDPAYATPGPDEAQQFDSASTN, encoded by the coding sequence ATGATCCATTCTGGCTCAAGAGTAGTTGACAGAATCCTTCAGCTTTCACTCGCTCTCAACCTGAGTTTTTGCTTCACCGTATTTTCCTTCGCTGACGAGGCGAACGGAATCCCCGTTGCTGACCAATGGCACTATCGGCAGAAACAGCCTGCGGACGACTGGACCAAGCCTGAATTTCAACATGAAAACTGGAAACAGGGGGAAGGTGGGTTTGGGACCATCGAAACCCCGGCCTCCCGCGTCGGCACGATTTGGACCGGCAATGAGATTTGGATGCGGAAAGAGTTCCAAGTCCCAACTCTTCCGAACCATCCTGGCCTGCTGATTCATCATGACGAAGATGCCGAGGTTTACCTCAACGGGAACTTGATCGCCAAGTTGCCAGGGTACAGCACCAAATACCACGTGCTACCTCTCGACCAGACTCAATCAACGCATTTGAAAACCGGGACGAACTTGTTGGCGGTGCACTGCAAGCAAACCGCGGGCGGACAATTTATCGATGCTCATGTGATTGATGCTGACAACGTGCCCACACTGCCGCGGCCCAAGCGTGAGACCGTACCGTTTCAGTCGGAGTTGATCACACGGTGGGGAGCAGAGGTGACAGCCGACAACGCATGGACTGAGTACCCGCGTCCCCAATTTCAACGAGACAACTGGACGAATCTCAATGGGCATTGGAATTATGCAGTCACCCCCAAAAGTCAAACGGATGCACCCGAGCAATGGAATGGAAAGATCCTGGTTCCATTCAGCTTGGAATCCAAACTGGGCGGCGTTCAACGTTTGCTCGACTCATCAGAATCGCTTTGGTATCACCGCGAATTTAATTCGTCGAATCCCGATGGCAAACGGACGCTCCTGAACTTCGAAGCAGTCGACTACCGCTGCGAAGTCTTCGTGAACGGAACCAGTATCGGAACCCATGTCGGTGGAAACACGCCATTCACACTGGACGCTACCAAGGCGCTGATTCGCGGAAAGAATGATCTGGTAGTGCGAGTCGAAGATGCCACGGAAGAATGGCAACTTCGCGGCAAGCAAACATTGAACGCGCGAGGCATCTGGTACACGCAAGTGTCAGGAATTTGGCAGACGGTTTGGATGGAAGAAGTACCGGAAAGCTATCTCAGGGACTTGAAGATCACGACGGATGCAGAACAGGGATCCATCACGATTTCGCCCCAGACTGAATCCGAGGCGCCAGTTCGGGTCACGGTGAAAGATGGCGGAAAGGTCGTGGCGGAAGGAACGATCGAGTCCGGGTCCACGACATTGCAAGTTCCCAATGCGAAGCTGTGGTCTCCTGATTCACCCCATTTGTACGACATCGAAGCGACTCTGCTTTCACCGAGTGGCAACGAACAAGATTCAGTCACGTCTTACGCGGGCATCCGATCGGTCGGAAAAGTCAAAGATGCCGATGGGCACTGGCGATTCACGCTCAATGGCGAAGTTCTCTTCCATTGGGGACCGTTGGACCAGGGTTGGTGGCCCGATGGCTTGCTGACTCCGCCTTCCGACGAAGCCATGCTGTTCGACATTGAGTGGTTGAAGTCAGCCGGCTTCAACATGATTCGCAAACATATCAAGGTTGAACCGAGACGTTACTACTACCACTGCGACCGTTTGGGAATGATGGTCTGGCAGGACCACGTCAGCGGAGGGACCAATGCCGAGGGATGGCCAGAATGGACACGACTGCGTCCAAATCCCAATGACGCACAGTGGCCAACCGAACAGCATGAGCAATTCATGCTGGAATTGGAATGGATGATCGACGCGTTGGAGAATCATCCGTCCATCGTTTCTTGGGTGCCATTCAATGAACGATGGGGACAGCATCAAACCATGGAAGTGGGGAAGTGGACGGTTAAGCGAGATCCGACGCGAATCATCAACATTGCCAGCGGCGGAAACTTCTGGCCGGTTGGCGATGTGGTGGACGAGCATCGCTATCCGCATCCGGGGTTCCCTTTCGAGCTGAATCAAGACGGACGTTTTGATGACTTCATCAAAGTCGTCGGCGAGTTCGGCGGGCACGGTTATCCCGTCAAGGGACACTTGTGGGACGCCAATCGCCGCAACTGGGGCTATGGTGGATTGCCGAAGAACGAAGCGGAGTACAAACAACGCTATGTGACTTCGCTTGAGAAACTCAACCAACTTCGTCGTCAGGGTATTGCTGCCGGCGTCTACACTCAAACCTCGGACGTGGAGGGAGAGATCAATGGTTTGATGACCTACGATCGCAAGGTCATCAAAATTCCTGCGGAACAGTTGAAGCAGTTGCATCAATCTTTGTTCACGCCACTGGATCAAAAAGCGGCAGACAAGTTTCCCAACTCGGCTTTCATTGAGCAGAAGACAGACCGGCAACCCGCGGAGGTGATGAGTGCGGACCAAATACGCACCGGTTTAAAATCACATGACCGTGCGTTGCACATCAAATCAGGTTGGATTCGCGACCCCTACATCACGTTGGGCCCCGAACAGGAATACTACTACCTCACCGGGACTCAACCGAGCGAAAACGATCCTCGCGAAACGACGAATCCCTACAACATTGGACTCGGAGAGCAGAGCATTGTTGGGAACGAGGTTCGGGTTTGGCGAAGCAAAGACTTGGTGGAATGGGAGTCACTTGGCCCGGTCTTTCAAGTGTCTGACACGATGAAAGCGAGGTCTGGCAAGAAGATTGGCAAGCCGTTGATTTGGGCCCCCGAACTGCATTGGCTCGGTGATCGCTGGGCTTTGGTGCATTGCCCCAAGCAACACTCAAGTCTCGCGCTCAGCGAAGGCAGCGATCTGAAAGGCCCTTGGACACACCCAATGCGAGGCAAGCTTGGGCCTCGACACGACCCATCGATTTTCACAGACGACGACGGATCTCGCTATCTATTGTGGTCCAATACATTGGTTGCAAAACTGGCGAGCGATTTAAGCGGTTACGAAACTCAACCAGTGAGAATCGACCCGGCGGGAACACGTCCGGGACCGAATGGAACCTCCATCGCTCGCATCGGGCACGAAGGGGCAACCATGATCAAAGTGGGCGACAAATATGTTCACTTGGGAACAGCGTGGTCAACGGATCAAGGACGCAAGGGGTCCTACAATCTGTATTACTGCGTGGCGGACAACATCACGGGCCCATATGGCCCACGCAAATTCGCGGGACGTTTTCTAGGTCATGGCACACCGTTCCAAGATCGCGATGGTAGATGGTGGTGCACCGCATTTTTCAATGCAAATGTCCCGCCTGTCTCGCGGGATGGTATTGAAACGAAAGACCTCGGTGAAAACGCTCAAACCATCAATGAGCAAGGGGTGACCATCGTGCCTTTGGAAGTGCGGATCGATAAAAATGGGGAGGTCATTGTTCGCGCGAAAGACCCCGCCTATGCCACACCCGGCCCCGACGAGGCACAACAGTTCGATTCTGCAAGCACGAACTGA
- a CDS encoding DUF1853 family protein, with protein MKRIPSPCFPSGQLLADLEWAINSPSLLGQPPAGCRSEIVEIVPANNVDPSKVDAVHLQQWFEEQNRQRPLGRRVGRYFERLVHYWLKHLRRVEMIAHGKPILEAGRTIGEIDFLYLDEHGELTHLEVAVKFYLGIISTESSGLYFVGPNLKDTYDRKFDRMFQHQLQLESEIFPSQPRRAALVKGILFYPVGSGQPNDTASPPTASQTHLRGEWVRASALRRWCDRNLVSDDRFSLPDKPFWLTAFKGPERDSQTDNEAMVAACLQDVKTQRRPVMATVTSAAAMNPSGNTEFKRLIVVPDTWPDP; from the coding sequence ATGAAACGCATCCCGTCACCATGCTTCCCATCCGGGCAGTTGCTGGCCGATTTGGAATGGGCCATCAACAGCCCGTCTTTGCTGGGGCAACCTCCGGCCGGATGTCGATCCGAGATTGTCGAAATAGTGCCAGCCAACAACGTCGACCCGTCCAAGGTTGACGCAGTCCATCTCCAGCAATGGTTTGAGGAACAGAATCGCCAGCGACCGTTGGGCCGACGAGTAGGACGCTACTTTGAAAGACTCGTGCACTACTGGCTCAAGCATCTACGACGCGTCGAGATGATCGCGCATGGAAAGCCAATTCTCGAAGCAGGTCGGACGATCGGCGAGATCGACTTTTTGTATCTCGATGAGCATGGGGAACTCACGCATCTGGAGGTCGCGGTCAAGTTCTATCTCGGAATCATCTCGACCGAGAGCAGTGGCCTTTATTTTGTTGGGCCCAACTTGAAGGATACTTATGACCGAAAATTTGACCGCATGTTCCAACATCAGCTTCAGTTGGAATCGGAGATCTTTCCAAGTCAGCCTCGCCGAGCCGCTCTGGTCAAAGGAATTCTCTTCTACCCAGTAGGCAGCGGCCAACCAAATGATACGGCGTCTCCACCAACCGCCAGCCAGACACACCTTCGAGGCGAATGGGTCCGAGCGTCAGCGCTGCGGCGATGGTGCGATCGCAATCTAGTATCCGACGATCGGTTCTCTCTTCCTGACAAACCGTTTTGGCTAACGGCATTCAAGGGGCCAGAAAGGGATTCGCAAACTGACAATGAAGCGATGGTCGCAGCCTGTTTACAAGACGTCAAAACCCAACGACGTCCCGTGATGGCAACGGTGACGTCAGCGGCAGCGATGAACCCTTCCGGCAATACTGAGTTCAAACGTCTGATTGTTGTTCCTGATACTTGGCCTGATCCGTGA
- a CDS encoding alpha/beta hydrolase fold domain-containing protein: MRFRSSMLYRFSLAFTLAGVTHGVACYSQDQTQQPSSRPSVMERLKRDDANQDGKVTRAEFQGPARLFSRMDRDGDGVIELAEESIPQRVRQPTNERTTAVRSQRNPARTRVLRNVVFGQGGGRDLTMHIVLPEKPRSEPSPLMVWIHGGGWMGGTKDGGVNQLARWVANGYVGATIEYRLTGEAPFPAQIEDCKCAIRFLRAHADEYGIDSERIGVAGSSAGGHLVALLGTSGDVKEFEGTGGWQDQSSTVQAVVDLYGPTDFEAFVTEPGYEAHNRDGSPESKLLGGGEVLPNQAGIKKVNPITYIDANDPPFLIIHGTADPVVPMNQSQKLHAALETANVPSKLHLIRGAKHGGKGFSSREVREMIQSFIDEHLKP, translated from the coding sequence ATGCGATTCCGTTCCTCGATGCTTTATCGCTTCTCGCTTGCATTCACTCTTGCCGGTGTCACCCATGGTGTCGCTTGCTATTCCCAGGACCAGACACAACAACCGTCCTCTCGACCAAGTGTGATGGAGCGTTTGAAACGAGACGATGCGAATCAAGACGGCAAGGTCACTCGCGCAGAGTTCCAAGGTCCCGCCCGTTTGTTTTCGCGAATGGACCGCGATGGGGACGGCGTGATTGAACTCGCGGAAGAATCCATTCCGCAACGCGTGCGACAACCGACCAACGAAAGAACCACTGCCGTGCGATCCCAACGCAATCCTGCGAGAACCCGTGTCCTTCGCAACGTGGTATTCGGACAAGGTGGTGGCAGAGACTTGACCATGCACATTGTTCTGCCGGAGAAGCCTCGTTCGGAACCATCGCCGTTGATGGTTTGGATTCACGGCGGTGGATGGATGGGCGGTACAAAGGACGGAGGCGTCAATCAACTTGCACGTTGGGTGGCCAATGGCTATGTCGGTGCAACCATCGAATACAGGCTGACTGGCGAAGCCCCCTTTCCCGCCCAAATCGAAGACTGCAAATGTGCGATTCGTTTTTTGCGTGCTCATGCGGATGAGTATGGAATTGATTCCGAACGCATCGGCGTGGCGGGAAGCTCCGCCGGCGGTCATTTGGTCGCTTTGTTGGGAACATCAGGCGACGTCAAAGAGTTCGAAGGCACGGGAGGATGGCAAGATCAATCCAGTACCGTTCAAGCCGTGGTGGACCTCTACGGTCCAACTGATTTTGAAGCGTTCGTGACCGAACCGGGCTACGAAGCTCACAATCGCGATGGCTCACCGGAGTCGAAGTTGCTCGGTGGGGGTGAAGTGTTGCCAAACCAAGCCGGGATCAAAAAGGTGAACCCCATCACCTACATCGACGCGAATGATCCCCCGTTTTTGATCATCCATGGGACGGCGGATCCGGTGGTCCCGATGAACCAGAGCCAAAAACTACATGCCGCGTTGGAAACCGCGAACGTGCCCTCGAAGCTCCATTTGATCCGTGGAGCCAAGCATGGTGGAAAAGGGTTTTCGTCACGCGAAGTTCGAGAAATGATTCAATCGTTCATCGATGAACATTTGAAACCGTAA
- a CDS encoding glucosamine-6-phosphate deaminase — protein MSGTDAVQMVCASTKSKIAYRIYPDSRDASVAVANEIARLIRSRAAESRTAVLGLVAGSSPVDVYAELRRLHAEEGLSFANVVTFNLDEYYPMSAECLQSHSRFMHEHLFDHVDMVAENIHLPDGTLQPECVADYCLAYEQRIEEAGGIDIQLLGIGRTGHIGFNEPGSGTDSRTRMITLDGMTRIDSASNFFGVENVPRRAITMGVGTILQAKKIFLLAFGEGKSSIIARTVEGELAPSVPATSLQEHPGAELILDEAASAAISRIQSPWLDEKVVWDDAMVRRAVIALSQSLDKPVLMLVDGDYNENGLQDLLAEYGSAYEINLRVFRHLQSTITGWPAGKPNQPDVVFPKRIVLFSPHPDDDVISMGGTLTRLADQGHEVHVAYQTSGNIAVFDGDAIRFAKFAREFCKEFDLLSPPVVELTQKMIRFLGDKDPGEVDIPEMQRLKGLIRRGEAEEGAIVCGVPAERLHFLDLPFYETGVVRKKPISDRDIEITVDLLRDVQPHQIYAAGDLSDPHGTHRTCLEVLFAACELCREDEWMRSCAVWLYRGAWQEWPPYEIEMAVPLSPQEVDRKRAAIFKHESQKDRALFPGADAREFWQRAEARNAHTARTYDQLGLAQYQAIEGFVRWKGMDR, from the coding sequence GTGTCAGGAACGGACGCCGTGCAAATGGTATGTGCGTCCACCAAAAGCAAGATTGCTTATCGCATCTACCCCGATTCGCGGGACGCCAGCGTCGCCGTTGCAAACGAGATCGCTCGTTTGATCCGAAGTCGTGCTGCGGAATCTCGGACTGCGGTACTCGGCTTGGTAGCTGGTTCATCGCCGGTGGACGTGTACGCGGAACTGCGACGCTTGCACGCGGAAGAAGGCCTCTCGTTTGCCAACGTCGTGACGTTCAATTTGGACGAGTACTATCCGATGTCGGCGGAGTGCCTGCAGAGCCATTCGCGATTCATGCATGAGCACTTGTTCGATCATGTCGACATGGTTGCCGAGAACATTCATCTGCCCGACGGCACCTTGCAACCCGAATGCGTTGCCGATTACTGCTTGGCTTATGAGCAGCGAATCGAAGAGGCGGGTGGAATCGACATCCAGTTGCTTGGAATCGGACGGACTGGTCACATCGGTTTCAACGAGCCCGGTTCAGGCACCGATTCGCGGACGCGCATGATCACGTTGGACGGGATGACGCGAATTGATTCCGCCAGCAACTTTTTCGGTGTCGAGAACGTTCCTCGTCGAGCCATCACGATGGGTGTCGGCACCATTTTGCAAGCCAAGAAGATTTTTCTGCTGGCATTCGGTGAAGGCAAATCCTCGATCATCGCAAGAACCGTGGAGGGCGAGTTGGCTCCTTCGGTCCCCGCGACTTCGCTGCAAGAACACCCCGGCGCCGAATTGATCTTGGACGAAGCCGCGTCAGCCGCGATCAGCCGGATCCAATCGCCTTGGCTGGATGAGAAAGTGGTCTGGGACGATGCGATGGTGCGTCGCGCCGTGATTGCTCTTTCGCAGTCGCTGGACAAGCCCGTGTTGATGTTGGTCGATGGCGACTACAACGAAAATGGCCTGCAAGATCTGTTGGCAGAATACGGGTCGGCATACGAAATCAACTTGCGTGTTTTCCGGCATCTACAAAGCACGATCACGGGATGGCCGGCCGGCAAACCCAACCAACCCGACGTCGTCTTTCCCAAACGCATCGTCTTGTTTTCGCCTCATCCCGACGATGATGTGATCTCGATGGGAGGCACGTTGACTCGATTGGCCGACCAAGGCCACGAGGTGCACGTGGCTTATCAAACGTCGGGCAACATTGCAGTTTTTGATGGCGACGCAATCCGCTTCGCGAAGTTTGCTCGGGAGTTCTGCAAAGAGTTCGACCTGTTGTCGCCTCCGGTGGTCGAATTGACGCAGAAGATGATTCGCTTTTTGGGTGACAAGGACCCCGGCGAAGTCGACATTCCTGAAATGCAACGTTTAAAGGGCTTGATCCGACGAGGCGAAGCGGAAGAAGGGGCAATCGTTTGCGGTGTGCCGGCGGAGCGATTGCACTTCCTCGATTTGCCGTTTTATGAAACGGGCGTGGTTCGGAAGAAACCCATCAGTGATCGCGACATCGAGATCACCGTCGACTTGTTAAGAGACGTGCAGCCGCACCAGATTTACGCGGCCGGTGACTTGAGCGATCCGCATGGAACTCACCGAACTTGCTTGGAAGTGCTTTTCGCCGCTTGCGAGCTTTGTCGTGAAGATGAATGGATGCGATCGTGCGCGGTGTGGTTGTACCGCGGCGCGTGGCAGGAGTGGCCGCCCTACGAAATCGAAATGGCGGTGCCACTCAGTCCTCAAGAAGTCGATCGCAAACGAGCGGCCATTTTCAAACACGAATCGCAAAAAGATCGAGCACTCTTTCCCGGAGCGGACGCCCGCGAATTTTGGCAGCGAGCCGAAGCACGCAACGCTCACACGGCTCGAACCTACGACCAGCTCGGCCTGGCTCAATACCAAGCCATCGAGGGTTTTGTGCGATGGAAGGGAATGGATCGATAG
- a CDS encoding ROK family protein, whose product MSASSHSIGKSHERATEQLRQRWVLGIDLGGTTIKFGLFHGDHLIWRNHIRTEEFDSLESAFEACRQSVEETLRTSSKELTDLSAIGLAMAGVLDPKEEALAETANLHRWHHLNFRQQLTNVFEKPVAVLNDADAAALAESVHGLCRAESLVLLTLGTGVGGGVIVNGRPLRGANGCGGEIGHATIQFDQDARLCGCGFPGHLEAYAGSAGVVQTANELMQSSRDESSLNSAKRLTPLAIANAAALGDRVATQTIDQTAIYIGRAISMLAHVLDPEVVLLGGAMNFGGPGTDIGKRFIEGVRVECLPRSLTQISRNLQIEFATLGNDAGIVGAAHFAQQLAEQEGSDSIR is encoded by the coding sequence ATGTCGGCGTCGTCTCACTCCATTGGCAAATCGCACGAGAGGGCAACTGAGCAATTGCGACAACGCTGGGTGCTTGGGATCGATTTGGGTGGGACCACCATCAAGTTCGGCTTGTTCCATGGCGATCACCTCATCTGGCGGAACCACATTCGCACGGAAGAATTCGACTCGCTGGAGTCGGCTTTCGAAGCATGCCGACAAAGCGTGGAGGAAACGCTACGCACATCGTCGAAAGAACTGACGGATCTCAGCGCCATTGGATTGGCTATGGCCGGTGTGCTGGATCCCAAAGAAGAGGCTCTGGCCGAAACCGCGAATTTGCATCGTTGGCATCATCTGAACTTTCGCCAGCAATTGACGAATGTTTTTGAGAAGCCGGTGGCCGTCCTCAACGACGCGGATGCGGCGGCACTGGCGGAGTCCGTTCACGGGCTTTGTCGAGCCGAATCATTGGTCTTGTTGACTTTGGGAACGGGCGTTGGCGGTGGAGTCATTGTGAACGGACGCCCACTTCGCGGGGCCAATGGTTGCGGAGGCGAAATTGGACACGCCACGATTCAATTCGATCAAGACGCGAGACTTTGTGGTTGCGGCTTTCCTGGTCACTTGGAAGCCTACGCCGGATCAGCCGGTGTCGTGCAAACAGCAAACGAACTGATGCAGAGTTCTAGGGATGAATCCAGCCTGAACTCTGCCAAGCGTTTGACCCCGCTCGCGATTGCCAACGCTGCCGCTTTGGGTGACAGGGTTGCGACGCAAACCATCGATCAAACCGCCATCTACATTGGCCGCGCGATTTCCATGTTGGCTCACGTATTGGATCCGGAGGTCGTCTTGCTCGGTGGTGCGATGAATTTCGGCGGTCCGGGCACCGACATCGGCAAGCGTTTCATTGAAGGCGTCCGCGTGGAATGTTTGCCGCGGTCGCTGACTCAAATCAGCCGGAACCTGCAGATCGAATTTGCCACGCTCGGCAACGATGCGGGCATTGTGGGCGCCGCCCACTTTGCTCAACAATTGGCTGAACAAGAAGGTTCCGATTCAATTCGCTAA
- a CDS encoding alpha/beta hydrolase — MPFNPTQRAELQFFFDEATTSAGSSFPVSSRNCLGFIRHWFCSMTLLFVSGLAGQVLAVEPAHEAEHIALWKDGAPGSVDRMNEAPIWEGANLTNVHHPTITPYVPAPEKSTGTAVLICPGGGHKKLCLGHEGDSLAKWFAERGIAAFVLRYRLCREPNSPYTLEGHAMDDTHRAIRMIRSRAEEWNLKTDRIGILGFSAGGELAAYSAMNPQDGNAQSADPIEQVSSRPDFHALIYPGKSATFEVHEGMSPAFVAFGYHDREDIAVGMAHVYLKYKAANVPCEMHVYSEAGHGFGFREDRNKAALKWPERLEDWLIDRKLLTPVE; from the coding sequence ATGCCTTTCAATCCGACTCAACGAGCCGAGCTTCAGTTCTTTTTCGACGAGGCGACCACATCGGCGGGCTCAAGCTTTCCTGTCTCAAGCCGCAATTGCCTTGGATTCATCCGGCATTGGTTCTGCAGCATGACCTTGTTGTTTGTGTCGGGATTGGCTGGCCAAGTCTTGGCGGTGGAACCCGCGCACGAAGCCGAGCACATTGCGTTGTGGAAAGACGGCGCACCGGGATCGGTCGATCGAATGAATGAAGCTCCGATTTGGGAAGGTGCCAATTTGACCAATGTGCATCATCCGACGATCACGCCGTATGTTCCCGCACCCGAAAAGTCGACTGGTACGGCGGTGCTGATTTGCCCAGGAGGTGGTCACAAGAAACTTTGCCTCGGACACGAAGGCGATTCGTTGGCCAAATGGTTTGCCGAGCGGGGCATCGCCGCATTCGTGCTTCGCTATCGATTGTGTCGCGAACCCAATTCGCCATACACCTTGGAAGGCCACGCCATGGACGACACTCACCGAGCCATCCGGATGATCCGCTCGCGAGCGGAAGAGTGGAATCTGAAAACGGATCGAATCGGCATCTTGGGTTTTTCGGCCGGTGGTGAGCTTGCTGCCTATTCTGCGATGAACCCACAAGACGGCAACGCTCAGTCCGCGGATCCGATCGAACAAGTCAGCAGTCGCCCGGACTTTCACGCACTGATTTACCCCGGAAAGTCCGCTACTTTTGAAGTTCACGAAGGAATGTCACCGGCATTCGTTGCCTTTGGCTATCACGATCGCGAAGACATCGCGGTTGGGATGGCTCATGTCTATCTGAAGTACAAAGCCGCGAATGTTCCGTGCGAAATGCACGTTTACAGCGAAGCGGGACACGGCTTCGGCTTTCGCGAAGACCGCAACAAGGCGGCATTGAAGTGGCCGGAGCGATTGGAGGACTGGCTGATCGATCGCAAACTGCTGACGCCAGTCGAATGA
- a CDS encoding AraC family transcriptional regulator has product MAEFQEPEFVSKQTVEASHFYLDLDPDPHSRFTVVCGGMERTSLDYVIRRSDFPFWGLEFVDQGEGRLQLENEWFDLKRGTVFAYGPGVRHRIENSSQTGMRKYYLDMSGTDAKRLLQEADLLSGYPLHVRNVKELTDLFQMIATEGKDDQLRSRDIVSLITRAMIIKIAQRRSTSEGDSPKAYEVYQDIRQYMDDNYRDLTSIAEVADQCGYTTVYVSRLFKRYAARGAYQYLLRLRMNYAADLLFTQGMKVRDVAEMLKFADAFQFSRAFKRVYGVPPSQLKRSR; this is encoded by the coding sequence ATGGCAGAGTTCCAAGAACCCGAGTTTGTGTCGAAGCAAACCGTCGAGGCCTCGCACTTTTACCTGGACCTGGATCCGGATCCACACAGCCGGTTCACGGTTGTCTGCGGTGGGATGGAGCGGACGTCGTTGGACTATGTCATCAGACGAAGCGATTTCCCGTTCTGGGGTTTGGAGTTCGTCGACCAGGGCGAAGGCCGATTGCAACTGGAAAACGAGTGGTTCGACCTGAAGCGTGGGACCGTGTTCGCTTACGGCCCCGGCGTTCGGCATCGAATCGAAAACAGCTCCCAAACGGGAATGCGAAAGTACTACCTGGACATGTCCGGTACGGACGCGAAGCGGCTCTTGCAGGAGGCGGATCTGCTCAGCGGCTATCCGCTGCACGTGCGAAACGTCAAAGAACTGACGGATCTGTTTCAAATGATCGCGACCGAGGGCAAGGACGATCAGCTTCGATCGCGAGACATCGTTTCTCTGATCACGCGGGCAATGATCATCAAAATTGCTCAGCGGAGGTCGACTTCCGAGGGTGATTCGCCCAAGGCGTACGAGGTCTATCAAGACATCCGGCAATACATGGACGACAACTACCGCGATCTCACATCGATCGCAGAAGTCGCCGACCAATGCGGCTACACCACGGTGTATGTCTCGCGACTATTCAAACGCTACGCAGCTCGCGGAGCCTATCAGTATCTGCTGCGGCTCCGGATGAATTACGCCGCGGATTTGCTGTTCACGCAAGGAATGAAAGTCCGCGACGTGGCCGAGATGCTGAAGTTCGCCGATGCCTTTCAATTCTCGCGAGCTTTCAAGCGGGTCTACGGAGTACCGCCGAGCCAACTGAAACGCTCGCGTTAA